The Vibrio gallaecicus genome contains a region encoding:
- a CDS encoding YjbH domain-containing protein — MHSHPSFSLSILSVSVISALLMTNSFSANAESDPFDHPELKTSQMDFGGVGLMQMPTGRMAPEGEFNFGASFNNEYYFYSASLQLMPWLEATVRYTQTQDVLYSGSGTGDCSDNTFSGCNKHADKGIDFKIRLIEESYYLPEVSAGVRDFGGTGLFDGEFVAGTKRFGPVDFTLGMGWGYMGQSGNITNPFCKASDKYCYRQSDFKGNGGSIDFERWFKGDAAIYGGLEYQTPYKPLTLKVEYDSNDYSADFPTASGVDMTQHTPWNVGAIYRLDDWGAAKVSYERGDTLTLGFNLNTNFNDIKSIWRDSEVETLRPTEVSSIEDVDMAKLAEELETVAGYEQTQLLVDGDTFIVKGKQVKYRDRDIALERGATVIANHVPRYIETYKIVETDSSVELTETSIDSKQFIAVASGHYINTEVADAATLHELESNQAVSHYDTRERFDTYISPHLAQSFGSAEDFYLYSLGLYTNASFWALDNVELSGSLYVNLIDNYDQFTYTVPEDGTAQTPRVRTMFRSYVEDPVRLDRLQLTWFEDYGSGIYSQAYAGYLESMFAGVGGEILYRPLNSNWAVGVDANLISQRDPESWFGTFDEELQYHDDDGRYYKVIDKGTTGFVTGYYMPQWQFLDSTLLKVGVGKFLAGDIGTRIDFSKQFKSGVIAGAFVSLTDMSTEDYGEGSYTKGFYISIPFDLLTVKPSASRAGFTWLPITRDGGQMLNKQYELFNQTDARSTWFQRPSSVK, encoded by the coding sequence ATGCACTCTCATCCATCGTTTTCCTTATCAATACTCAGCGTTTCCGTTATTAGTGCACTTTTGATGACGAACAGTTTTTCGGCTAATGCGGAATCTGACCCATTTGATCACCCTGAACTAAAGACATCTCAAATGGATTTTGGTGGTGTCGGTCTAATGCAGATGCCAACTGGACGTATGGCTCCCGAAGGTGAGTTTAATTTTGGCGCTTCATTTAATAATGAATATTATTTTTACAGTGCAAGTTTGCAGTTAATGCCGTGGTTGGAAGCAACGGTTCGATATACCCAAACTCAAGATGTGCTTTATAGCGGCTCTGGCACGGGTGATTGTTCAGATAATACATTCAGCGGTTGTAATAAACATGCAGATAAAGGTATCGACTTTAAAATACGTTTGATTGAAGAAAGTTATTATTTACCTGAAGTTTCAGCTGGTGTGCGTGATTTTGGCGGAACAGGTCTATTTGATGGGGAGTTTGTTGCGGGCACGAAACGGTTTGGTCCGGTTGATTTCACCTTAGGCATGGGGTGGGGTTATATGGGGCAAAGTGGCAATATTACGAATCCTTTCTGTAAAGCCAGTGACAAGTATTGTTATCGCCAGTCTGATTTCAAAGGAAATGGAGGTAGCATTGATTTTGAACGTTGGTTTAAAGGAGATGCAGCAATATATGGTGGTCTTGAATATCAAACCCCTTATAAACCTCTCACTTTAAAAGTTGAATACGATAGCAATGATTATAGTGCGGACTTCCCTACTGCAAGCGGGGTAGATATGACTCAGCATACGCCCTGGAACGTAGGTGCTATTTACAGATTGGATGACTGGGGCGCTGCTAAAGTCAGTTATGAACGTGGTGATACCCTCACTCTAGGCTTTAATTTAAATACCAACTTTAATGACATTAAGTCGATCTGGCGTGATAGTGAAGTAGAAACACTTCGCCCAACAGAAGTATCTTCGATTGAAGATGTTGACATGGCTAAACTTGCTGAAGAATTAGAGACCGTTGCTGGATACGAACAGACGCAGCTGTTGGTTGATGGTGATACATTTATAGTCAAAGGTAAGCAAGTCAAATACAGAGACAGAGACATTGCATTGGAGCGTGGTGCTACTGTCATTGCTAACCATGTTCCACGCTACATAGAAACTTACAAGATTGTAGAAACGGATAGCTCAGTAGAATTAACGGAAACCAGTATCGACTCGAAGCAATTTATAGCGGTTGCAAGTGGACACTATATCAATACGGAAGTTGCAGATGCGGCGACTTTACATGAGCTAGAAAGCAATCAAGCTGTAAGCCACTATGATACAAGAGAAAGGTTTGATACGTATATATCGCCACACTTAGCTCAATCTTTTGGCTCAGCAGAAGATTTTTACTTGTATAGCCTTGGGTTGTATACGAACGCCTCATTTTGGGCATTAGACAATGTGGAGCTGTCTGGCTCACTTTACGTCAATTTAATCGACAATTATGACCAGTTTACTTATACCGTTCCAGAAGATGGTACCGCTCAAACTCCAAGAGTACGTACTATGTTCCGCTCATATGTTGAAGATCCTGTGCGCCTAGATCGCCTGCAACTGACTTGGTTCGAAGATTATGGCTCAGGGATTTATAGTCAAGCCTATGCTGGGTATCTCGAAAGTATGTTTGCTGGTGTAGGTGGTGAGATTTTATATCGACCTCTCAATAGTAATTGGGCGGTTGGGGTTGATGCAAATTTGATAAGCCAGAGAGATCCTGAAAGTTGGTTTGGGACATTTGATGAAGAGCTGCAATATCATGACGACGACGGTCGCTATTATAAAGTAATAGACAAAGGTACTACCGGGTTTGTTACGGGTTATTACATGCCTCAATGGCAATTCCTTGACAGTACTTTATTAAAAGTTGGTGTGGGTAAATTCTTAGCTGGAGACATCGGTACACGTATTGATTTTTCGAAACAATTTAAAAGTGGTGTTATTGCAGGTGCTTTTGTCAGCTTAACGGATATGAGCACTGAAGATTATGGAGAAGGGAGCTACACCAAAGGCTTTTACATCTCAATACCATTTGATTTATTGACAGTGAAACCAAGTGCAAGCCGTGCCGGATTTACTTGGTTGCCGATCACTCGTGATGGCGGTCAAATGCTGAATAAGCAATATGAGTTATTCAATCAAACAGATGCTCGTTCAACATGGTTCCAAAGACCAAGTTCAGTTAAGTAG
- the wecB gene encoding non-hydrolyzing UDP-N-acetylglucosamine 2-epimerase, translating into MTKKKILTVFGTRPEAIKMAPLVHALAADERFEAKCCVTAQHREMLDQVLELFEITPDYDLNLMKAGQTLNEVTALILLELKPVLEEFKPDVVLVHGDTATTFAGSLAAYYEQIAVGHVEAGLRTGNIYSPWPEEGNRRLTGALTKYHFAPTPTSKENLLKENFNPEYISVTGNTVIDALLMVKDKIDSDSDLNATLSAQFPFLDANKKLILVTGHRRESFGGGFERICESLAITAKAHPDTQILYPMHLNPNVREPVNRILADIDNIHLIEPQQYLPFIYLMSRSHIILTDSGGIQEEAPSLGKPVLVMRDTTERPEAVAAGTVKLVGTEVAKITTSLDLLLSSEEEYKKMSFAHNPYGDGKACTRILDELSK; encoded by the coding sequence ATGACTAAGAAAAAAATCCTCACGGTTTTTGGCACGCGTCCAGAAGCCATCAAAATGGCACCTCTTGTTCATGCTCTAGCGGCTGATGAACGCTTTGAAGCAAAGTGTTGTGTGACCGCTCAACATCGTGAAATGCTTGACCAAGTCTTAGAGTTATTTGAAATCACGCCAGACTACGATTTGAACTTAATGAAAGCGGGTCAAACGCTCAATGAAGTCACCGCGCTTATTTTGTTAGAGCTTAAACCAGTACTAGAAGAATTCAAACCTGATGTGGTTTTAGTTCACGGTGACACGGCGACAACATTTGCTGGAAGCTTAGCCGCTTACTATGAGCAAATCGCAGTAGGTCACGTGGAAGCAGGTCTTCGTACTGGCAATATCTACTCACCGTGGCCTGAGGAAGGTAATCGCCGTTTAACGGGAGCATTAACCAAGTACCATTTTGCACCAACGCCAACATCAAAAGAAAACCTTTTAAAAGAGAACTTTAATCCAGAATATATTTCAGTAACGGGTAATACCGTAATTGATGCTTTGCTGATGGTGAAAGACAAAATTGACTCAGATAGCGATTTGAACGCAACACTTTCTGCTCAGTTCCCGTTTTTAGACGCAAATAAAAAGCTTATTTTGGTTACGGGTCATCGCCGTGAAAGCTTTGGTGGTGGTTTTGAGCGCATTTGTGAATCGCTTGCTATTACTGCTAAAGCCCATCCAGATACGCAAATCCTGTATCCGATGCACCTTAATCCAAATGTACGTGAGCCCGTTAATCGTATTCTTGCTGATATTGATAACATTCATCTTATTGAGCCTCAACAATATCTACCATTTATCTATCTCATGAGCCGCTCCCATATTATTTTAACAGATTCTGGTGGTATTCAGGAGGAAGCGCCTTCACTTGGAAAACCGGTGTTAGTGATGCGAGATACGACAGAGCGACCTGAAGCTGTAGCCGCTGGTACTGTAAAGCTAGTTGGGACTGAGGTCGCCAAAATCACGACTAGTCTTGATTTATTATTAAGCAGCGAAGAAGAATATAAAAAAATGAGTTTTGCCCATAATCCTTACGGTGACGGCAAAGCGTGTACTCGCATATTAGATGAATTATCAAAATAA
- the gpsA gene encoding NAD(P)H-dependent glycerol-3-phosphate dehydrogenase translates to MTNTTPRDDSTNTSAATNAYGQEIAMTVIGAGSYGTSLAISLARNGANVVLWGHDPKHMAQLDEDRANHEFLPGIGFPESLIIESDLEKAVSSSRDLLIVVPSHVFGLVLNSVKPFLTSESRICWATKGLEPETGRLLKDVANDMLGDKYSLAVLSGPTFAKELAMGMPTAISVASPDDQFVEDLQEKIHCSKTFRVYANSDFTGMQLGGAVKNVIAIGAGMSDGIGFGANARTALITRGLAEMTRLGVALGAQPETFMGMAGLGDLVLTCTDNQSRNRRFGLALGSGKDVDTAQEEIGQVVEGYRNTKEVWLLSERMGVEMPIVEQIYQVLYQGKDARLAAQDLLARDKKSER, encoded by the coding sequence ATGACAAATACAACTCCCCGAGATGACTCTACAAATACTAGCGCAGCGACCAACGCTTATGGCCAAGAGATAGCCATGACAGTGATCGGGGCCGGATCTTACGGAACATCTTTGGCTATCTCCTTAGCTCGTAACGGCGCTAATGTTGTATTGTGGGGACACGATCCAAAACACATGGCACAGCTTGATGAAGATCGTGCTAACCATGAGTTCTTACCTGGCATTGGTTTCCCAGAAAGCCTAATAATCGAATCAGATCTTGAGAAAGCCGTTTCATCTAGCCGTGATTTATTAATTGTAGTTCCAAGCCACGTATTTGGTCTCGTTCTAAACAGCGTAAAACCTTTCCTTACAAGCGAATCACGTATTTGTTGGGCAACCAAAGGCCTGGAACCTGAAACTGGGCGCCTTTTAAAAGACGTTGCCAACGACATGCTGGGTGATAAATATTCTTTAGCAGTACTTTCAGGTCCAACATTTGCCAAAGAACTCGCAATGGGCATGCCTACCGCAATTTCTGTCGCTTCCCCTGATGACCAATTTGTTGAAGATCTCCAAGAAAAGATCCACTGCAGTAAAACATTCCGTGTTTATGCAAACTCTGACTTTACGGGGATGCAATTAGGAGGTGCCGTTAAGAATGTCATCGCCATCGGTGCTGGTATGTCTGACGGAATCGGCTTTGGCGCTAATGCACGTACGGCTCTTATTACTCGTGGCTTAGCTGAAATGACTCGCTTAGGTGTCGCTCTAGGTGCACAACCAGAAACCTTTATGGGTATGGCTGGCTTAGGTGATTTGGTACTGACTTGTACTGACAACCAATCTCGTAATCGCCGTTTTGGTTTAGCGTTAGGCTCAGGTAAAGATGTCGACACTGCCCAAGAAGAAATTGGGCAAGTGGTAGAAGGCTATAGAAATACAAAAGAAGTCTGGTTACTTTCTGAAAGAATGGGCGTGGAAATGCCTATTGTTGAACAAATTTATCAAGTATTGTATCAAGGGAAAGATGCTCGATTAGCAGCACAAGATTTACTTGCGCGAGATAAAAAATCAGAGCGTTAA
- a CDS encoding rhodanese-like domain-containing protein, which yields MQDLVPFVQENMILAIVWIGLVAAIIMNTVKTSTAAYKEITAAQTTQLMNRENGVVVDIRTKDEFRKGHITDALHILPSEIQANNLGSLESHKADPIIVVCKTGQTAQASANLLAKAGFENVSLLKNGLVAWSEANLPLVKGKK from the coding sequence ATGCAAGATTTGGTACCATTTGTTCAAGAAAATATGATTTTAGCCATTGTGTGGATTGGCTTAGTTGCAGCTATCATCATGAACACCGTTAAAACATCTACCGCCGCTTATAAAGAGATTACTGCAGCACAGACGACTCAGTTAATGAACCGTGAAAATGGTGTTGTGGTTGATATTCGAACAAAAGATGAATTTAGAAAAGGCCACATTACTGACGCACTTCACATTTTGCCATCAGAGATTCAAGCAAATAACTTGGGAAGCCTTGAAAGCCATAAAGCAGACCCAATTATTGTGGTATGCAAGACAGGTCAAACTGCTCAAGCAAGCGCTAACTTATTAGCAAAAGCTGGATTTGAAAATGTAAGCTTACTAAAAAATGGGTTAGTCGCTTGGAGCGAAGCAAACCTGCCATTAGTAAAAGGCAAAAAATAG
- a CDS encoding low molecular weight protein-tyrosine-phosphatase: protein MFNKILVVCVGNICRSPTGERVLQNLLPNKEIASAGIAAESSRLLDKPADKTAIEIAAENGVNVDNHKAQQLTSELCARYDLILVMEKGHLEALTKISPEARGKAMLFGQWVGQKDIPDPYRQSREAFEHAYKLINESAQAWVKKL from the coding sequence ATGTTTAATAAAATTTTAGTAGTTTGCGTAGGTAATATTTGTCGTTCACCCACGGGTGAGCGAGTCTTGCAGAATCTACTACCCAACAAAGAAATTGCTTCAGCTGGTATTGCTGCAGAAAGTAGCCGTTTGCTTGACAAGCCTGCAGATAAGACAGCCATTGAAATTGCTGCTGAGAATGGTGTCAATGTAGATAATCATAAAGCTCAGCAACTTACTTCTGAACTATGTGCTCGATACGATTTGATTTTAGTTATGGAAAAAGGTCACTTAGAAGCATTAACTAAAATATCACCTGAAGCTCGAGGAAAAGCGATGCTTTTTGGTCAATGGGTTGGGCAAAAAGATATCCCAGATCCATACCGACAAAGTCGAGAAGCATTTGAGCATGCTTATAAGTTAATTAATGAATCGGCTCAAGCTTGGGTTAAAAAACTCTAG
- a CDS encoding YjbF family lipoprotein has translation MKIFILLTLSFTLFGCSQKFQDVNATLYEVIYGSDDVQVTASYIQNLSYSSMFAEINDQGKILMVLAYAEANPETQVQQLKWMSSDRAMITTENGRIVQTLLLPYENLVSIENNAPNFDVSANPKSQQWQSRYDWQPEYRFGYTADIVRSYIGSEIVTTPLTSIQTKKYIETVSFPALKAEIENTYWVDANGRVVKTMQSIGPGMTHLELTIVKDFNGQ, from the coding sequence ATGAAAATATTTATCTTATTAACACTTAGCTTTACATTATTTGGTTGTTCTCAGAAGTTTCAAGATGTGAATGCAACTTTATATGAAGTGATATATGGAAGTGATGACGTTCAAGTAACTGCAAGTTATATTCAGAACTTGTCATACTCTAGTATGTTCGCTGAAATCAATGATCAAGGTAAGATTCTCATGGTGCTAGCATATGCTGAAGCTAACCCTGAAACGCAAGTTCAGCAGTTAAAGTGGATGTCTTCAGATAGAGCCATGATCACTACCGAAAATGGTCGTATTGTTCAAACTTTGTTATTGCCATACGAAAACTTAGTCTCAATCGAGAACAATGCCCCAAATTTTGATGTGTCAGCTAACCCAAAATCACAACAGTGGCAAAGCCGATATGATTGGCAACCAGAATACCGATTTGGTTATACCGCAGACATAGTACGTAGCTATATTGGTTCAGAAATAGTCACGACACCACTCACGTCGATTCAAACAAAAAAATATATCGAAACCGTTAGCTTCCCTGCTCTAAAAGCCGAAATTGAAAATACATACTGGGTTGATGCGAATGGCAGAGTTGTTAAAACTATGCAATCTATTGGACCTGGTATGACTCACTTAGAGCTTACCATTGTAAAAGACTTTAACGGACAGTAA
- a CDS encoding capsule biosynthesis GfcC family protein, giving the protein MKHSVSIIRSLFYTFFMLASISTSHASNAPIDTLMGHQKLTVDVPKQGITLSYPHPVRLEQVLNDVAVQGAGNYFPLSAQLFDLSDSSSPQIQTEKVLSLLTEYASINPEALQVKEQLSKYEFAPRQFINLDRNIVISQLGKNPMLIGRYQVEDLKVPLHFSLYLEQRPENVQVIGALDNPLTIPLIEHGYINDYLKLIPQGSFGTTADNSFVYVIQPDGHIIKAPYAYWNNSPTYLAPGAMIFIGFGSLPSSYSSLNQDIAELLRNKVNF; this is encoded by the coding sequence ATGAAACATTCAGTATCGATTATAAGAAGCTTATTTTATACATTTTTCATGTTAGCTTCTATTTCTACGAGTCACGCATCAAATGCACCAATAGATACGTTAATGGGACATCAAAAACTAACTGTTGACGTTCCAAAACAGGGGATAACGTTATCTTACCCTCACCCTGTGCGTCTTGAACAAGTTTTGAATGATGTTGCCGTGCAGGGGGCTGGGAATTACTTTCCACTTTCAGCTCAGTTGTTTGATTTGTCTGACTCTTCTTCACCTCAAATTCAGACAGAGAAAGTATTAAGCCTGCTTACTGAATATGCGTCTATAAACCCTGAAGCCCTGCAAGTTAAAGAGCAATTATCGAAGTATGAGTTTGCACCTAGGCAGTTTATTAATTTAGATCGTAATATTGTGATTTCTCAGCTGGGTAAAAATCCAATGCTGATTGGACGATACCAAGTGGAAGATCTGAAAGTACCTTTACACTTTTCCCTTTATCTAGAACAGCGTCCTGAAAATGTACAGGTTATAGGGGCACTCGATAATCCATTGACGATCCCTCTTATTGAGCATGGTTATATCAACGATTACCTTAAGTTAATACCACAAGGTTCATTTGGTACAACTGCTGATAATAGTTTTGTTTATGTTATTCAACCTGACGGTCATATTATAAAAGCGCCTTATGCGTATTGGAATAATTCACCAACGTATTTAGCCCCAGGCGCCATGATCTTCATTGGCTTTGGCTCGTTACCATCCTCATACTCTTCTCTTAATCAAGATATCGCGGAACTACTACGCAATAAGGTGAACTTTTAA
- a CDS encoding polysaccharide export protein, translating into MKIKKNRLLFTLLPVLLVGCTTPGTYLSTDNKNVIASEELQQESDVSDIVNLYPLSAQTVSQYQNAVPVVSRANADLDIEIAKYEYKVGVGDILNVTIWDHPELTIPAGSYRSSTEAGNWVHADGTIFYPYIGTVEVVGKTVREIRSELSSRLARFIESPQVDVNVAAFRSKKTYITGEVGSPGQQAITNIPLTLLDAVNRSGGLGEDADWRNVSLTRNGAEENISLYALMQRGDLTQNRLLQAGDIIHVPRNDNQKVFVMGEVNEPQLLKMDRVGMSLTEALSNVGGINQLSADATGVFVIRTSDDKSKRMADIYQLNIQDASALVIGTEFDLKPYDIVYVTAAPITRWNRVIGQLVPTITGFNELTEGVLRIRNWP; encoded by the coding sequence ATGAAAATTAAGAAAAATCGGCTTCTCTTTACTCTTCTTCCTGTTCTACTCGTAGGGTGTACCACCCCAGGAACGTACCTTTCAACTGATAACAAAAATGTTATTGCTTCTGAAGAGTTACAACAAGAATCTGACGTGTCAGATATCGTAAATTTATACCCTCTTTCTGCTCAAACTGTTTCTCAATATCAAAATGCTGTACCTGTTGTGTCTCGAGCAAATGCTGATTTAGATATTGAAATCGCAAAGTATGAATACAAGGTTGGGGTCGGTGATATTTTAAATGTGACTATTTGGGACCATCCAGAGTTAACGATCCCTGCAGGCTCTTACCGCAGTTCAACAGAGGCAGGTAACTGGGTTCATGCTGACGGTACTATCTTTTATCCGTACATTGGAACGGTAGAGGTTGTTGGGAAAACGGTTCGTGAGATTCGTTCGGAATTATCTAGTCGCTTGGCTAGGTTTATTGAAAGCCCGCAAGTTGATGTTAACGTTGCTGCATTTCGTTCAAAGAAAACATACATCACGGGCGAAGTCGGGAGTCCTGGGCAGCAAGCGATTACCAATATACCTTTAACTCTACTAGATGCAGTTAATCGGTCTGGTGGTTTAGGCGAAGATGCTGATTGGCGAAATGTGTCGCTCACTCGAAATGGTGCCGAAGAAAATATTTCACTCTACGCTTTGATGCAACGTGGTGATTTGACTCAAAATCGTTTGTTGCAAGCTGGAGATATCATTCATGTACCACGTAACGATAATCAGAAAGTGTTTGTTATGGGTGAGGTCAATGAGCCTCAACTTCTGAAAATGGATCGTGTGGGTATGAGCTTGACAGAAGCTCTAAGCAATGTGGGCGGTATTAATCAACTCTCTGCAGATGCCACTGGTGTGTTTGTGATTCGAACGTCTGATGATAAATCTAAACGCATGGCCGACATTTATCAGCTAAACATTCAAGATGCTTCAGCTTTGGTTATTGGCACAGAATTTGACCTAAAACCCTATGATATTGTATACGTGACAGCAGCTCCAATTACTCGATGGAATCGTGTGATTGGTCAGCTAGTACCAACCATTACTGGGTTTAATGAGCTGACTGAAGGTGTACTGCGCATTAGAAATTGGCCATAG
- a CDS encoding polysaccharide biosynthesis tyrosine autokinase: MMKQQSHQSQADNSDEIDLGKLFGILLDAKWWIIITTFIFAVGGIAFAVLSTPIYKADALIQIEEKSSGGISSMVGDMGELFSSESSATTEVEIIKSRMILGETVDKFNLTTVVSPNYLPLVGKGFARLSSDVNRISVSRFTMPGYAEAYAHTIKIIDHDKGTYQLIRDDERVILEGKVGSLASTDEYGIFVAGFESKVDFEFSIGKRSKLEAIEWLKRSLSLAEQGKQTGILKLSFEGEDKQLISEILDHISQIYFLQNVKRNSAEAEKSLSFLEGHLPGIKTQLTTFEDVLNNYRQENESIDLGLEAQSTLKVMVELEAQLNELTFKESEISQRFTKDHPAYKSLLDKRETLLGEKERLNKQVQKLPKTQREVLRMTRDVEVNQQIYIQLLNKVQELSIIKAGTVGNVRILDDAQAYSRAVKPKKPLIVVLATLLGGMLSVAFVLVKAAFHRGVESPDQIEQIGLPVYAAVPKSDLQIELTNRFKVKRRKTKGTQSLLAESNPADLSVEALRGLRTSLHFAMLEAKNNVLMISGPAPGIGKSFISTNFAAVAAKTGQKVLLIDADMRKGYLQQSFGMEWDNGLSDILSTTDEFSNVIKTTTVDNLDIITRGQVPPNPSELLMHSRFAQLLEWASKEYDLVIVDTPPVLAVTDPSIVGAFAGTTLMVARYGQNTIKEIEVARNRFEQSGIEVKGVIFNAIEKKASSSYGYGYYNYSYSSDKK, from the coding sequence ATGATGAAGCAACAATCCCATCAATCACAAGCTGACAATTCAGATGAAATCGATTTAGGAAAATTATTTGGTATTCTACTTGATGCTAAATGGTGGATTATCATAACGACCTTTATATTTGCGGTGGGAGGCATAGCCTTTGCTGTGCTTTCAACACCTATTTATAAAGCTGATGCATTGATTCAAATAGAAGAAAAAAGTTCAGGCGGTATATCTTCAATGGTTGGAGATATGGGAGAGCTTTTTTCATCGGAATCTTCGGCGACGACAGAAGTTGAAATTATAAAGTCACGAATGATCTTAGGGGAAACTGTCGATAAGTTTAATTTAACGACTGTTGTATCACCGAATTATCTACCATTAGTGGGTAAAGGTTTTGCTCGTTTAAGTTCGGATGTTAACCGCATATCTGTAAGCCGTTTTACCATGCCTGGTTATGCTGAGGCATATGCACATACCATAAAAATTATTGACCATGATAAAGGCACTTACCAACTTATCCGAGATGATGAAAGAGTCATTCTTGAAGGAAAGGTTGGCAGCCTAGCTAGTACAGATGAGTACGGTATTTTTGTTGCAGGTTTTGAATCCAAAGTTGACTTTGAATTTTCAATTGGCAAACGCAGTAAATTGGAAGCAATTGAATGGCTGAAGCGCTCTCTGTCTCTTGCTGAGCAAGGTAAGCAAACTGGGATTTTGAAGCTAAGCTTTGAGGGCGAGGATAAACAGTTAATCTCTGAAATTCTTGACCATATTAGCCAAATTTACTTTTTGCAAAATGTTAAACGTAACTCTGCAGAAGCTGAAAAGAGCTTGTCATTCTTAGAAGGGCACCTGCCTGGCATTAAAACCCAGTTAACAACTTTTGAAGACGTATTAAATAACTATCGACAAGAAAATGAATCAATAGATCTAGGTTTAGAAGCTCAGTCAACTTTAAAGGTTATGGTCGAATTAGAAGCTCAATTAAATGAACTGACCTTTAAAGAAAGTGAAATTAGCCAACGATTTACGAAAGATCACCCGGCTTATAAGTCACTACTTGATAAACGTGAAACGTTACTTGGTGAAAAAGAGCGTTTAAATAAGCAAGTTCAAAAGTTACCTAAGACTCAGCGTGAAGTTTTACGCATGACGCGCGACGTTGAAGTAAATCAACAAATTTATATTCAGTTACTTAATAAAGTTCAAGAGTTGAGTATTATCAAAGCGGGTACGGTTGGCAATGTACGTATTCTAGATGATGCACAAGCTTATAGCCGAGCAGTAAAACCGAAGAAGCCTCTTATAGTTGTATTAGCAACTTTATTGGGTGGGATGTTAAGTGTTGCATTTGTATTAGTTAAAGCTGCGTTTCATCGTGGTGTTGAAAGCCCAGATCAAATTGAACAGATTGGCTTGCCTGTTTATGCAGCAGTACCTAAATCTGATTTGCAGATCGAACTAACAAACCGTTTCAAAGTAAAGCGTCGTAAAACAAAAGGTACTCAAAGTTTACTTGCTGAATCAAACCCAGCAGATCTGTCGGTAGAGGCATTAAGAGGTCTTCGTACTAGCCTGCACTTTGCGATGTTAGAGGCAAAAAATAATGTATTGATGATATCAGGTCCTGCTCCTGGTATCGGTAAGTCGTTCATTTCAACAAACTTTGCTGCTGTTGCCGCTAAAACGGGTCAAAAAGTACTATTGATTGATGCCGATATGCGTAAAGGCTACTTGCAACAAAGCTTTGGCATGGAGTGGGATAATGGTTTGTCTGATATTTTATCGACTACTGATGAATTCTCGAATGTAATAAAAACAACAACGGTCGACAACTTAGACATTATCACTCGCGGACAAGTGCCACCAAACCCGTCAGAGTTATTAATGCATTCCCGTTTTGCTCAGTTGTTAGAGTGGGCATCAAAAGAATATGACTTAGTTATTGTTGATACTCCACCAGTACTTGCAGTGACTGACCCAAGTATTGTTGGGGCCTTTGCTGGTACGACCTTGATGGTTGCTCGTTATGGGCAAAATACAATAAAAGAAATTGAAGTCGCACGTAATCGATTTGAACAATCTGGCATTGAAGTGAAAGGTGTGATATTCAATGCGATAGAGAAGAAAGCTTCAAGTTCTTACGGCTATGGATATTACAATTATTCATACTCAAGCGATAAAAAATAA
- the secB gene encoding protein-export chaperone SecB, with amino-acid sequence MAEAAPQDAQQNFAIQRIFLKDVSFEAPNSPDMFQKEWNPDVKLDLDTQSRELGEGVYEVILRLTVTVKNAEDTAFLCEVQQGGIFTAGAMEAGQLAHCLGAFCPNILFPYARETISSLVVKGTFPQLNLAPVNFDALFMNYLQNQAQQAEGEQA; translated from the coding sequence ATGGCTGAAGCAGCACCACAAGACGCACAACAAAACTTCGCAATTCAACGTATCTTCCTGAAAGATGTTTCTTTCGAAGCGCCTAACTCACCAGATATGTTCCAAAAAGAGTGGAATCCAGATGTTAAACTGGATCTTGATACTCAAAGCCGTGAGCTTGGTGAAGGTGTGTACGAAGTAATTCTTCGTCTTACTGTTACTGTAAAAAACGCTGAAGACACAGCTTTCCTTTGTGAAGTTCAACAAGGCGGTATTTTTACAGCAGGCGCAATGGAAGCTGGTCAACTAGCACATTGCCTAGGCGCATTCTGCCCGAACATTCTTTTCCCTTATGCTCGTGAGACTATCTCAAGCTTAGTAGTTAAAGGTACGTTCCCACAACTGAACCTTGCACCAGTAAACTTTGATGCATTGTTCATGAACTACCTACAAAACCAAGCTCAACAAGCGGAAGGTGAGCAAGCTTAA